Within the Corynebacterium sp. sy039 genome, the region AACCTTGGTTCAACAGGCTGCTGATGCTGCTCTTGCTGTTCCGAGACGCTCGCGATGCAGAGTAGTACGTGAACTCATTGGATGGGAATTAATTTCTCGACAGGTCAGCTCTCTGCAACAACGTCATCGATGGTGGAGTAGAGCTAAAGTGCTGTGACCTCTTCATACTTGCCAGTGATCCAGTGAATTCAACAAAGTACCTGAGTTTAAGTATGATCTGTGCATGAGATGTAACAGTAAATAAGCAGGTCTGCCTTTTTGTTTCGTCTGATATTGGTTCTTTAGTTCTTTATGCTTTCAGAAGCCATTCGTTAGTGTGCATTTCTTTGGCACCTATTGTCATCATTGATACTTCATCATTCGGTGAGTGTGTAATAAATAACGCTTATCGACGACATAACAGTCGTAGTGAAAATTTTTTCCAGGAACACAGGAAAGAGAGCAGGAAAAGGTAGAGAGCAGATGAACAATAGCATTTGGGATACCCCGCAGTCAGCACCGCACAATAATGCTAGACCCGGCAATTCTGGCAAAGGAAAAAAATTTATTGTTCTGGTTGTTGTGTTTATTGTTCTCCTTGCTCTTATCGCTATCGGCTGGTTCTTTTTAAGTGGTAGGTCGACTAATCACACCGCTGATTCTGCTGCGCAGTTTACGGTGAGCAATGGTACGAGTGAAAAATCAGTAGAGAAAAGTTCTGTTACATCTGTTAGTTCTACATATGCTACTTCTGCACAGGAAAGTGCACAGCCGACGTCGAACGCAAAAGAAGAACTTGATGTAGTAGCAGTAGAACCAGCAGTAGGTTATGGCGATTGCAATGCGCTGAACAAAGTAGAAGATGGCGGCAATCTTATTTTTCAGCATGGTGATTCAATATCACATGGTGAATCTGGTGATACGGTTGTTTCATTTTGTGATGGACAATGGGCGAAGACTGGTCTTTATGCCTCTGATTCTGGTCGGGGGTTACAGCATTGGACGGGAACCGAATGGGAGTATGTTCGTTCTGCCGGAACAACAAGTGGTATGGGCTTGGCAAGGTCATGTTGGGATAAGCAGCAGCTGATCAGCATGGGTATTCCGGGAGAATTATTAGCAGATGTTGTGACGTGCGATGCAGGTGATGTGATAAACAATGCAGCCCCTTCTGCAGGATCTAATTCTGCTGGGGTGAGTAGTTTGGCTGCGTATGAACAACCACAATGTGATGGTCACTATATTCTTATCGTCGATAATGTTATTTTCGCTGAGTCGACGCCATATGAAGCTCAAACTGTTCAAGAGCGTTTGAGTGCATATCCTGGGGCGAAAACAGCAAAACCAGGAGCGTGTCCTTCATTGCGAGCTTGGAAAGATGATTCGCAGGGGCGTTCTCTTAGTGATGCTGGATATGATGGTGGGTATATCATTCCCATTTACTATGATTACGGTTCTGACAAGAGTGCCGTATGCTCTGCTCAGCAGAATTATCCTGGTTCTTATGCTCGTGTTCTGAGTAATCAAGCAGAATACTTAACTCCATGCGGCTAGATGTGAGCTGGTGCGCTGCGCGGTGAGCTAACGGTTTTGTCTCCTGGTATCCAAAAGCGCAGAGGGGCTTCAGTATTTTTAGAAATGCCGATTCGAGGTCCACGAACCCAGTGTGGTTGTTGGGTTCTGGGCGTCAAAATAAAATCCGGACCATGTATGGATGCGCCATTATGAATAAGATCAAGTCCTAGAGCTGAGCCGAGATTTCCTGGCCCTTGTGCCAGACGTGCAAAGGGGATAGAGTTGCCACGGCGTTGACGTGCCAGTTCAACCCCTTCGACTATTTCACCTGCACGTAGGAGACAGCCTTGTCCTACTCCTTGAGGTGCGCAGACAATATTTCCTGCTCGGTGGATACCATAAGAGACGTAGACGTACATGCAGCCACCAGTAGAAAACATTGCACGATTACGTGGTGTTGGTCCGCGGTACGTATGTGAGGCAGCATCCTCAGTTCCCAGATAGGCTTCTATTTCAGTTAATCGAATAGAAACACCGGCATGATGCAGTACGCAGCCTAAAAGCTGTGGCGCTACTACATCAGCTGGTTCTGAAAAATTAATCATGGTTCCATACTTGTTCGTTGAGAATACCTGCGCGTTTAGACACTACAGCTGCTACTAAAGCCTGACCGGTGACGTTGACTGCGGTACGTCCCATATCGATGATAGGTTCAACGGCAAGTAATAAGCCTACACCTGCTAATGGCAAACCAAGTGTAGAAAGTGTCAAAGTAAGCATAACAGTGGCACCAGTGGTGCCTGCTGTGGCAGCGGAACCAATTACTGAGACGAAGATAATCAACAAATAATCTGTGAAGTCGAGTGATACACCATAGAATTGTGAAACGAAAATAGCGGCCACAGCAGGGTAAACAGCAGCACAACCATCCATTTTTGTTGTTGCACCTAGTGGAATGGCGAAAGACGCATATTCGCGAGGAACACCAAGAGCTTGTTCAGATACTCGCTGTGTTACTGGCATTACGCCCATGGAAGATCGAGTAACAAAGCCAAGCGACGTGACCGGAGCGATGCGTCGATAGAATCCAATGACTGGGATACGTGCAAAACGTAGTACAGCTGGGTAAATAATGCCGAGTACCAGCGCTAAACCAAGATAAACAGCGATAACAAATTTACCTAGTGAACCAAGTGCTTCCCAACCATAGCTAGCGATTGCGTGAGCAATGAGTGCAGCTGTGCCAACGGGGGCGAGACGGATGATCCACCATAAAACTTTCTGAATGATGGCTAGCAAAGATTCGTTAAAAGCAAAGAAAGGCTCGGCTGCCTTACCGCTTTGGATTGCGGCAATGCCAATTGCTAAAGAAAGAATGAGGATTTGTAGCACATTGAAATTTATGTTGATTGCCCCAGAATCGGTAGCGCTAGCGCTTAACCCGAGAAAGTTTACTGGCACTATGGATTCTAAAAATCCGAACCAACTTCCTACCTTGGAAGGATCGGCGGCATTACTCGGGTCGATTGTGGTATTTTCTCCTGGTTTTATGAGCAGGGCGACGATAATGCCAGCCACTACAGAGAAGAATGCCGTAATAGCAAACCACATGAGCGTCGAGACTGCTAGTCGTGCTGCATTGGTTACTTTACGCAAATTAGCGATGGAAGTGACAACGGCGGTGAAGACAAGGAGCGGAATGAGTAATTTAAGTAGCTGCACATAAGTGTCGCCGATTGCTTCGAGTGCATTGGTGAGCCAGTCATTATTTTTATTATTCTTTCGGGCAATAAAGCCGAGTACAAGACCGACAATCAGGCCGATAATGACTTGAACACCGAAGTTGCTTATCCATGTGGTGCGTTTACGGGTGGGGTGGGGTGTAGTCATGTATTTCCTTTTCTAGTTTGCTTGTTCTTCCATATGCTTGATGAATCATATTCATGCTCGTCATGGTTCAACGCATAAGTGATGATTTTATGCCGCGTGAGGGGCTATTCGACGAATAATGTGAGCAAATTAACAGACTGGTATATTTTGTATAGACAGGGCTGTCTATCTTTTCTGTATTATCTTCCTGGACTAAGCTGGATTGTTATGACCCAACAGCAACACGAAGACCTCATTGCGCGAACCCGCTATGTGTGGAATCGTGGTCCAAGACCAAGCGGGCGTGGCAAAGTGCACTTTATCGGTGCGGTACTAAGTCTTGTGTCTGGTACCGTTCTTTCTACCTATGCCTGGATGACGCTGCCGTGGTGGCAAGCTATGGGAGTATGCGTATATGCGGTGGGACTATGTGCGCTATTTGGTGTTTCTGCTGCCTATCACCTAGGACCGTGGCGTCATAAGAAAACCGTGCAATGGTGGCGTAGGGCAGATCATGCCATGATCGCTGTGTTTATTGCTGCCACCTACACGCCATTGAGTCTGATAATTTTGTCGCGGCAACAAACAATATGGTTGCTCGGTACTGTATGGGTTGGAGCAGTGCTAGGTGTTGTGCTCAACCTTGTATGGATCAATCACCCACGCTGGTTAGATGTAGTGGTGTACTTGGTTTTGGGATGGTTGATTGTGCCGTTGATGTCCCAGCTATGGGTCAAGGCCGGTGCAGCGGTGGTCTGGCTGATTCTCGCTGGTGGAATTGTCTATTCGCTTGGGGCGGTGATGTATGGTTTTCGTTGGCCAGGTAGGCAAGCGCGTCATTATGGTTTTCATGAGCATTTTCATACCGCTACAGTTGTAGCAGCTATTTTGCACCTGATAGCTATGTGGTTTGTGGTGGTTCCATAAGATTTTTAACCCCTTGATAGGGGCTATGCAAGAAAAAGATGAGAAAATGCTTTCTGAAGACTAAGTAGAAGTTCTAATATAGGTATATGGCTTCAACAGTATTTATTTCGGGCGCTGCCCGCGGAATTGGACGTTCAACAGCACTAGAGTTGGCTCGACGTGGTTGGACAGTAGGCGTATATGACATAGTTGATGATTTTGGGTGGATCGAAACCGAAGATCTTGGCTCAGGAAAAATCTATTCAGGGCATTTGGACGTGACTGATCCACAGTCATGGGAAGAAGCACTCAAAGACTTTGCTGGTCATACCGGTGGCGAAATTAAAGTCGTTGTTAATAACGCTGGTGTCCTTTATGCGGGACCTTTTATGGAAGAAGGTTCCTACGAGCGTGATGAGTTCTTAGTGAATGTCAATGTCAAAGGAGTGCTCAACGGTTCACGTGCAGCATATCCGTATCTTAAAGCAGCACATGATGCCAAGCTGGTAAACCTTGCATCTGCATCAGCTATCTATGGTACCCCTGATATGGCAGTTTATTCTGCAACAAAATTTGCGGTACGCGGTATTACTGAAGCGCTTAATCTTGAGTGGGAACAGGACGGCATCACAGTATCATCACTGTGGCCCCTCTACGTAAACACAGGAATGCTCGATGGAGTATCTACCAGTGGTACTAAAAAGATGGGTGTGCGTCTAGGACCAGATGATATTGCACAAGCTGTCGCTGACATGGTACAAAGCGAACGCGGTAAGATCGCTAAGGTACATCAGCCAGTAGGTCTGCAAACAAAAGTGATGTATGCCTTCTCTCATTTTTCTCCTGCTTGGCTTACACGCTTTATCAACGCAAAGCTCACTACAGACCGTCCGGTGCGCCCATAACATCCATTAGTTGAAGTGCCTAAAAGTGCTTCAACATCACGTATCGCTCACAAAGCGCCCCTATAGTTAACCCCGGTGTTTGGGGTTCTCCTATAGGGGCTTGTTCTATCATGTAGCTAGCTTGTGCTTAGTTGGTCTGCTCATCACGATGTTTTCGATACCATCCAATAAGCGCATCAGTAGAACTATCGCCAGATTGTGCTTTTTCTTTTCCGCTTACAGCAGCTGCTAAATCATTGGCTTGTTGTTTTCCGAGTTCGACCCCCCATTGGTCAAAGGAATTGATATCCCATATTGCGCCCTCGACGAACACAATATGCTCATATAGAGCAATTAACGTTCCCAGAGCATAAGGATTCAGTTCTGGTGCCAAAATGGTAGTGGTAGGGCGGTTACCTGGCATGACCTTGTGTGGTACTAATGCGGGATCTACGCCATCAGCAGTAATTGCTGCTGCGGTCTTACCAAAGGCAAGTACCTTTGTTTGTGCAAAAAAATTGCTCATCAGCAAATCATGCATACTGCCATCGCCTGTTGCTGTGGGGATGTCTTGTTGTGGGCGGGCGAAACCGATGAAGTCTGCTGGAATAAGTTTTGTCCCTTGGTGTAGGAGCTGGAAAAAAGCATGCTGACCATTTGTGCCAGGCTCACCCCAGAATATCTCTCCTGTTTGTAGCGTTACTGTCGTTCCATCACGATGCACAGACTTACCGTTGGACTCCATAGTTAGTTGCTGCAAATAGGCAGGGAATCGACCAAGGTCTTGGCTGTAGGGCAGCACTGCGTGGCTTTGCGCACCATAGAAGTTGTTGTACCAGACTCCCAATAGTCCCATAAGTACAGGAACATTATGCGCAAGTTCTGTGTGAGCGAAATGCTCATCCATGTCATGAAAACCATCGAGCAGGCGCATAAAATCTTGTGGACCAATGACTGCCATGAGGGATAAACCAATAGCGGAATCCATGGAATAGCGTCCACCGACCCAGTTCCAAAAACCAAACATATTAGCAGTATCAATACCGAAATCTGCTACTTTTTCGGTGTTGGTAGACACAGCAACAAAATGCTTTGCTACAGCCGCCTCATCTCCTAGTTTCTTGATCAGCCAACGCTTAGCAGCATGAGCATTTGCCAGTGTTTCTTGAGTTGTAAAGGTTTTAGAAGAAACAATAAACACAGTAGATTCAGGATTACATTGCTCAAGCACTGCACTGATGTCTGCAGGGTCGACGTTGGAGACAAAATGTGCCTTAATGCCTGCCGTGGCATAACTGCGTAGTGCTCGCGTGGCCATAGCAGGCCCCAGGTCGGAACCTCCGATGCCAATGTTGACTACTGTATCAATGCGCTGACCTGTGAAACCGCGCCAAGTGCCAGTTCTAAGCGCAGTGGCAAAGTTACGCATTTTCTCTAGCACTTCGTGCACATCAGCGACAACGTTTTGCTTATCGACGACCAACTCAGCATCTTTGGGCAGGCGCAAGGCGGTATGGAGCACTGCGCGATCTTCAGTATTGTTGATATGTTTTCCAGCAAACATATCAGCGATTTTTTGAGATAATCCTCTTGCCTCGGCTAACTCAATGAGTAATGCAATAGTCGTCTCGTTGATGAGATTTTTAGACAGATCAATATAAAGACCGGCTGCTTCATAGCTAAAGTTTTGTGTACGCTGAGCATCAGCGTCGAAAAGCGCAGATAGAGTTGTATTTTTTATGTCAGTGTAATGATCGGTGAGTCTGTGCCACTGGGGTAGAGAAGTGATGTCAGTGCTCATGTGATGCTCCTTGAGGGGGTTGAGCAAAGGTTTGTATTATCTTCTTCCAAGCTAGCGTTAATTAGCCGAGTTTGCCACGTCCCATGCGCAGTAGTAACTGTGCTAAAGCTGGTCCTTCTTCACCGATTTCTGCTCGGAATTGGTTGATGATTGCTACTTCGCGAGTGTGGACGAGTTTTGTGCCACCAGAACCTAAGCGTGTTTTGCCAATCAATTGTGATATTTCTGCGCGTCGTTTTACTGCGCTGAGGATTTCTCGGTCGAGGCGATCGATCTCTAAGCGATATTTTTGTATTTCCGCATCGGAAAGTGCATCATCAACGCCTGTAGGCATGAGTTTTT harbors:
- a CDS encoding chorismate mutase, with product MSTADSSSEKLMPTGVDDALSDAEIQKYRLEIDRLDREILSAVKRRAEISQLIGKTRLGSGGTKLVHTREVAIINQFRAEIGEEGPALAQLLLRMGRGKLG
- a CDS encoding SDR family oxidoreductase, producing MASTVFISGAARGIGRSTALELARRGWTVGVYDIVDDFGWIETEDLGSGKIYSGHLDVTDPQSWEEALKDFAGHTGGEIKVVVNNAGVLYAGPFMEEGSYERDEFLVNVNVKGVLNGSRAAYPYLKAAHDAKLVNLASASAIYGTPDMAVYSATKFAVRGITEALNLEWEQDGITVSSLWPLYVNTGMLDGVSTSGTKKMGVRLGPDDIAQAVADMVQSERGKIAKVHQPVGLQTKVMYAFSHFSPAWLTRFINAKLTTDRPVRP
- a CDS encoding dicarboxylate/amino acid:cation symporter, giving the protein MTTPHPTRKRTTWISNFGVQVIIGLIVGLVLGFIARKNNKNNDWLTNALEAIGDTYVQLLKLLIPLLVFTAVVTSIANLRKVTNAARLAVSTLMWFAITAFFSVVAGIIVALLIKPGENTTIDPSNAADPSKVGSWFGFLESIVPVNFLGLSASATDSGAININFNVLQILILSLAIGIAAIQSGKAAEPFFAFNESLLAIIQKVLWWIIRLAPVGTAALIAHAIASYGWEALGSLGKFVIAVYLGLALVLGIIYPAVLRFARIPVIGFYRRIAPVTSLGFVTRSSMGVMPVTQRVSEQALGVPREYASFAIPLGATTKMDGCAAVYPAVAAIFVSQFYGVSLDFTDYLLIIFVSVIGSAATAGTTGATVMLTLTLSTLGLPLAGVGLLLAVEPIIDMGRTAVNVTGQALVAAVVSKRAGILNEQVWNHD
- a CDS encoding hemolysin III family protein gives rise to the protein MTQQQHEDLIARTRYVWNRGPRPSGRGKVHFIGAVLSLVSGTVLSTYAWMTLPWWQAMGVCVYAVGLCALFGVSAAYHLGPWRHKKTVQWWRRADHAMIAVFIAATYTPLSLIILSRQQTIWLLGTVWVGAVLGVVLNLVWINHPRWLDVVVYLVLGWLIVPLMSQLWVKAGAAVVWLILAGGIVYSLGAVMYGFRWPGRQARHYGFHEHFHTATVVAAILHLIAMWFVVVP
- the pgi gene encoding glucose-6-phosphate isomerase, whose translation is MSTDITSLPQWHRLTDHYTDIKNTTLSALFDADAQRTQNFSYEAAGLYIDLSKNLINETTIALLIELAEARGLSQKIADMFAGKHINNTEDRAVLHTALRLPKDAELVVDKQNVVADVHEVLEKMRNFATALRTGTWRGFTGQRIDTVVNIGIGGSDLGPAMATRALRSYATAGIKAHFVSNVDPADISAVLEQCNPESTVFIVSSKTFTTQETLANAHAAKRWLIKKLGDEAAVAKHFVAVSTNTEKVADFGIDTANMFGFWNWVGGRYSMDSAIGLSLMAVIGPQDFMRLLDGFHDMDEHFAHTELAHNVPVLMGLLGVWYNNFYGAQSHAVLPYSQDLGRFPAYLQQLTMESNGKSVHRDGTTVTLQTGEIFWGEPGTNGQHAFFQLLHQGTKLIPADFIGFARPQQDIPTATGDGSMHDLLMSNFFAQTKVLAFGKTAAAITADGVDPALVPHKVMPGNRPTTTILAPELNPYALGTLIALYEHIVFVEGAIWDINSFDQWGVELGKQQANDLAAAVSGKEKAQSGDSSTDALIGWYRKHRDEQTN
- a CDS encoding DNA-3-methyladenine glycosylase gives rise to the protein MINFSEPADVVAPQLLGCVLHHAGVSIRLTEIEAYLGTEDAASHTYRGPTPRNRAMFSTGGCMYVYVSYGIHRAGNIVCAPQGVGQGCLLRAGEIVEGVELARQRRGNSIPFARLAQGPGNLGSALGLDLIHNGASIHGPDFILTPRTQQPHWVRGPRIGISKNTEAPLRFWIPGDKTVSSPRSAPAHI